The stretch of DNA GCTGTTCCCAAAAATGTGCGAGAAAAAGCACAATTTTATGGAGCGAAGGCTTTTCTTGAAGCTCTTCAGAAAGGGCCTTCTCGTTGTCGTGTTGGATTAAAACCGCAAACCCGTCAGCCTATTCGTGCGGGTGCGGTACTTTTCGATGATGAGGGAAAGCAAATTGGCGTGGTGACGTCAGGTGGTTTTGGTCCTTCTTTTGATGGTCCTGTTGCGATGGGATATGTTCCTGTTGATTGGAAAGTGGAAGGAACGGAAGTCTTTACGGAGTTGCGTGGCAAAAAGATTGCACTGTCTGTCCATTCACTTCCTTTTGTTGAACAACGTTATTTTAAAGGATAATTTTTATGTCTAAAACTTATTTTACACAAGATCATGAATGGCTCAGTGTTGAAGGACAAGTGGTTACTGTTGGGATTACACATTATGCTCAAGAACAGTTAGGGGATTTGGTTTTTGTTGATTTACCAAAGAAGGGGACACAGCTTTCTAAGGGGGATTCTGCTGCTGTTGTAGAATCAGTGAAAGCGGCTTCAGATGTTTATGCTCCTCTTGATGGTGAAGTGGTTGAAATGAATGAGGCATTGGCAAATAATCCTGAACTGGTTAACCAAAAGGCTGAAAAAGAAGGTTGGCTCTGGAAAATGACATTGCAGGATGCAACGCAACTTGAAGGGTTGCTGGATGAGGCTGCTTATAAAGCACTGATTGGATGAGTGCTATGTTGGAGCGTCATTTTTTTTCTCGCCATATTGGACTTCGTTCTCATGAAACACAAAAAATGCTTGATGTTTTAGAGCTAGATTGTGTTGACACACTGGTTTCTCAAGCTGTTCCGCACTCTATCCATTTGGGGCGTTCGCTTAATCTCCCAAAGGCTGCAAGTGAAGGGCAAGCCTTGGAAGAATTATCCAAGATGATGGAACGTAACCATGTGCACAAAAGTTTTATTGGGCAGGGATATCATGGAACCTATGTGCCTCCCGTTATTTT from Bartonella taylorii encodes:
- the gcvH gene encoding glycine cleavage system protein GcvH, coding for MSKTYFTQDHEWLSVEGQVVTVGITHYAQEQLGDLVFVDLPKKGTQLSKGDSAAVVESVKAASDVYAPLDGEVVEMNEALANNPELVNQKAEKEGWLWKMTLQDATQLEGLLDEAAYKALIG